The window agcttagaattccgtgaaaatcaacacatcacgaatgcatgaacagtactcaaATCGGACCTCGGGTTTTCAATGTGATTTCTAAGGTTTCTCgttctaaaactagtaccaaacgACTCAGGAGGTTGATAGGATGAAGAATCTTACCTTTTTAACGTCGATCCATGAAAGTTCGAGGGTTTGGCCCTTTGTCCATACAAttttgagagggagagagagactgaaacagagaggagagagagagagcacaggGGAAAGGAAAGGGGGTCCTGTGcatgtgtgtggtccaaccaaAACCATACATTCCAATTATttaatccctaaccacacaaaacataTATACCAAACTTTTAATCCAACTCCAATTATTTTCCAAGACTTTAGGAGAGTAGGTATTTAATCAAATAACGCCACACGTACCTTAGTAACCGACAAGGGTAATTTCGTCAATTTCACAACCTCGATAAtaaaatctcgggacgggctgtgacagttaGCATCGAACATTTCACATTAACTTAATTGTTAACTAATCTCGTGTCAagtaatattaaattttaatctgtTAATCTCGTATTCATTGTGCCATGTTGAAAATTACCGCCCTGTTTGATAGAAGCGACTAGCGAAAAAGAGGAGTAATTCTTTTATTAATTATCCTTTAGGGTTAAAAGTTTGTGCTTGATTATTAACTTATGATCTAATTTGAACTTGTACAAATGGTTAGGCAGAATTTGGGCAATTCGGGTTCGATTTTTAAAGGCCAATCAAAGAATTGGCTTGAAAATCTAATCgaatttgttaattaattaatttactgCTCATTGTtttataaagtaaaacaaaaataattggtTTTGCAGCTTCTGACAAGTTTCCGGCAAACGGAGAAACTAGAAGGAAAACGGTTAAAGGTAAAAGGTTCACGTGGTATGGGTGGCCTCGTGAAAGTGAAAAACATcgtaataaattaataataataaataaaaattgataaTACATCCATCATTTTTACTACATGCATTTTTCTTCACTAATAAATGAGAGGTCTCATGTTCAATTatcgtcaaagacgaatttgaaccacattattgttagtcaaTTGTAAGACTAAACCTAAACTCATCCATTTCCCTTAGTGTAcataatattgtttattaaaaaaaaacgtgTTTATTAAATTGGAATAAGAGGGAAGAAGAACCAGGATAAACATGATTATGTTTACGCCTAATCCAATACGACTAGACCTACCCCTTCTGAATTTTGATTCTGTCAAATTTCAGGCATGCACTACTTTTCGTTTTGCTTAAGTTGCTAAATGAAGGAATAATTAGGAATGGGAATTACTCTCATTCCACTCATTCCCTTTCCACATATGTAAACACGCACTAATGATCATCTTTAGAAATCTCAATTATTTTGGAGACTGTTTTGCCACTAAATATATCAAACAAATCGACGATTTTAGTTATAAGTAGTATTCTCATAATGAACCATGAATAAGTTCATATGAAACAATATCTGAATCGaatgtattttaaaatgatCTTTAGAGATAATAAAGACAATAAACTATTTAGATTATAACGTATGTATGGTCTAATTCACAATGTCACGTTACTCATGAAAATGAGAGAAGTATTCTCCATAGAAAAGTtaggaaataaaaacaaaaaagagaatACTAGAGGGACACGTGGCAGGCCAAAGCTGTTTCTTGTACGTACCAACAAAGTTAAAGGATAATTAAGCATGGGCTTCCACACTCGAAGTTACTGAtttcttctcttttgttttAGGACCACGCAACTGCTTGTGGCATTTTTGTGTGGCTGCGGTTCACAAAATGTGAAAATCCACAAGTGCTTTTGAATTTTGGGTGCTTTTCTGCAAAAGCACTTATAATCTTTGGAGTGAACATTTGATTACGTGATGTAGATAGAGAGGTCTTTGGAGAAAAACAATTCGGGGATGTTTGACTGTTTTGCACGTTCATAACTCTCTCCCTTTGAATAATGCATTTgctttcatttttcttaattaaattGATGAATGGTCATTATTGTGCATATGTCACATTGCCAAAGACAATTCAGTTTGTCCAATTTGAATGAAATAATTGATGTATACATGTTTTTTTgtgcagaaaaacaaaaataaaaatcttaaaCGGGATACCTCGAATACAATAACCGATGTAAGGGGATGACCAGTCCCGAATATGCTTTTTTGGTTGACTGGTATCTGATATTGGGCATTATGAGACCCCATTTAAGAAGTGGTACGCAAGGAAATCTCACTACAATTGACATTTAGCCCTAAGCTGAGTCAGGGGCActtctaatttatttgtttgatcATAGATTGCACGATTATTTGCTATTCCAAAATATCTTTCGAGATTTAGCAATACGTGAATTTGAATTTCGTTGTGATTGCTTAATTTAGAATTTATTATCAAGCCAACTACTTAGCGTTATCGACTTTGAATTTTCTCATCAGTAGTATCTTTTTCAATGCGATACTCTAACATATTCAAATTTAGAAGAAGGAATCTAAATTCGGGAGCAAGATGAAAGATACGTGTCACTGTCATGCCTTGTAATTTCATACGGTACCTCATGTAAGTTGTAACACTTTAAACATCGGTCACATGGCTAATTAGTGCTAGACATATGTTGTATAAAAAGACCAAGAAAAATTTTCTTGAAATAATTAGGAAGGACACGTTAGAGAAAAAGTGGAACCATAAATATATTTTGATGAAGAGATAGGGTTTAGGATTATTCAAGTTTAGGATTATTCAATGTGACCAGAAATTCATTACTTAGACAAACGGGGTCCAGATATAGGAGAAGATAAAACTAACAATAAGAGAGAAATTTTTATAATGCAGATAGATAATTATTGCGACGATGTATATGTGTCAATATAATTTTTAACTAACAATTACGACTAACATATTATACACATTGATATGAAACAACAGATTCAACGGTACCACTACAACACAATGTTTCGATCTAATAATACATTGTTATAAACAAATCCTTGCCATACAACAATATGCTGTTAAAGTTGAACGTTATGATAACAATGAACCGGTCGTGCATTGCACAGTTGCACAGGGAGTCTTGAAGTGCAAGGAGGAGGAGTAAATTCCACACGCGTGCATTTATATTACTTTTAATTTCTGCGGCACTAGTTATTATTACTTTGAATCCGATTCCTGAAGGAATCCTGAGCCTGAGATTGCGATTAATGATTGTTATTGCATTGCAGCGCAAAATACGTCCACCAATcagccatcaacaaaattaaagataattaaataattatatttaCTATTTATTCTTCTTCTGCAAAAGTAAATATGTATATACTTTGCAGGTTTCCAGAATCCATATGAAGAAACTACACATTAAAAAGGCGCGTGCTTCCTCTGCAAGAGACACAGATGGGACAACTGAACCACAAAGGcacccttttattttttataaattttataaattttattttttaattttgattttatttatttttttacttggcCACTAAGGACAAAGGTTTCAAGAATTCCTGACCGATAACTGACTACTTTTTGTTTCGAAAATATCTGTGGTCCTTTGTACTATAAAATTaaggaaattttaacgaaaaatttttAGTACTgtcaattttaatgaaaaattacatttttacattaaagagTTAATTctggtattattcattttaccttttattttgtcatttttattaaaactcaaagttttcaaccaattttcattaattttccttaaatttaAGTCTCTAAACCTGATAAATAAAGTAACCCAATTTCATCACCCTTCTTCAACAACTACAAAAACTTTGCATCTtataacatgaaacaacattagcATCACTACTGGAACGTTCTGATTTAATAATACAAGTAATGTATATGTTTTTTCGGTATTTTATTACATTATTAAATCGAAACATCACGTAACAGCTAACccgttttatataaattgcacTCTAAAAACTAAAACGAATCTAAAATATAAACACAAGGTTAAAATCTTTCCCCTTTCTTTCGTACTATTCATTCAACTAACCAACTCTTATGATTTTGATCCAAGAGATTTATTTTTGCGTACAAGAAATGTATATATAACGTTTCTTACGGTAATTGTTCCTGTGAGTCGCTATCGTCACTTAGAACAAATATTGTAAATTTGTAAGTAGATGGCATGCCCACCCTTTTGTATGCAACAACCTTTCCTGGTAGTTAACCTAAGTATGCCTAACTAGGCAATGTCCGTGCCCGcaacaaaattgaaaatcgGTTAAGTGGGGACATTTGCATATGATTAATACtcacattaaataaaattccctttatttggaaaataaagaagaagataaagatAAAATTTTCTTTAGACCATCTTCAACCCTTGGAGATAAAAGCTTAAAAATTTAagctataaattttaattgtttttctcctccaacctttatgatttaaaattttagcccgtaATGATAAAATAATGATTTTAACCTAACTTTTTGTTTTCAGTAactttttttaaagtaaaatttatgtaggttatgttaatttatttttatgaacattttagtctaaaaatatttaaattccaataagtaattaaaaatcatacaaatacataggtatttataaagttttaagttaaatttgatttgaataattttcttaaattattttagataGTAGATTTAATTTTAGGCCgtcaaataaatttttttactatTAGATTTGATCTCATTTTATCATCGCCTTtagattataagtaaaaaacaaaaaaaagtttaaaattgGCCACGCCCCATTTTTAGTCAACACTAATAAATACTAATATTGGCTTAAATCCAAGGGAGAATCTAGCCCAGATATATTTTCTCCCCATGACTTATTTTAGCCCATCGTTagagatgttttttttttgggtatattttaagttttatctCATGGATTGAAGATGGTCTTAGTGGGTGAAATGACGTATTTTCCATTAGGCCGGTGGAAAAGTAACCAAATTCAGATTGGGCTGTCCCACTATAAGCCGAACTTGGGCCAAGTCTGGGTCTTACCAAGAGTCAACTAATGACTCATTTGGGAGTGTTTATGTAGAAATGATTTTACCAAATTAGGAGCAAAAGTGCTTTTATTAGAAATatggtaaaaaaagaaaatttgaaaatcaaaGTGTTTcctaaaaattatttgaaagcACCAGCTATGTGCTTCTCGAGAAAGTCTCTCTATGACTTATAAGCACTTTTTAAGTTTTTCTCCCAATACAGCCCGAAATGTTCTCTCAAACACTTTTTGACATTCCATAAGCAATCTCAAACAAGTCATTGATTATCATTTAAGGAGTTTTTATCTTTTATTAGAAATATGTTAAAAAGAATTTATTAAACGTTCAAGTGTTTCTTGAAAATCACTTCAAAATGCTTCCTAAAGAATCACCAGCTATGTGCTTCTCTAGAAAGTTTAGAAAGTTCTGCTATGACATATGCAATTCCTAGTTTTTTCTGTCAAATGCAGTCTAAAACGCTTTTTGCCCTTTCCAGAAGCCAGTCTCAAACAAGCCCTCAATTATCATGTAAAGcgtttttaaaatttgctaaACACTCCATATTCCGTAAGCGATTTTCGTTTGCGCATAAATCACTCCCGAACGGGCCCTACATTGAACATGGATAATGTGATCGCAATCCTAACCCACCTATCGCAATTCGTCACCACAAAGTTGAACAATAGAGAGAGATACATTAAACAGCAATGCACACAAGAAAATCTGAAATGGCGTTAGCTTTTCATACATATTTACTCAGGATTCTTGAGAAATTCACATGATGGAGAAGTTGGAGGCTACTAAAAGGTCAAACAAGTCGCAGCTCTTCCTACATAGACATCAAACTTTGGACAACAAGGATTCTTCTCTCTATCCGATTTTCGGGTTTGCATTAGTAAATCATGTTAAGGCAGAGACATACCCAAGCTAAGAATCTGGAATATGTACTACACTGGTAGTTGCTTGGTCTTCCCTCTTTGATGATTTCTTTCTGTTCCTCTCAGATTGTGGTTCTTTGGCTTTCAGATCGTTGCAGAAGGACCTCAACAAGGCGGTCAGATGTTCGTTTCTGTGTGCTGAAACCGTGTTTTCCATGAAGAATCAGTACATCCAGAGTCCAAAGAAAAaagttcaaacaaaaaaatatagaagACAGAACAGAATAACTAGGTTCATAAGAATTTGGGACACATTGTTATATCATTCGATCTCGGTGGGGGTGACATCAATGAGAAATCTAAGGCTTGAAGAATGAAGACTCACCAGAAAGTATGACGTCTTCCATGTTTGCAGTTTTACGACCACCGTGTTGAGAAAATAACTCGAGGTCCTTTGCCAACTGTTCTGCTTTGCAAAATTGCAAATCTTCCATTAGTAACCCATGATTGAAATTTAACATACAGGACACTGCAGCAATCTAAACTATCTTTCAGAAGAACTGTTAAGCTCAGGAAATTTAAGCATGGCATAAAAATTCTTAGGGTGAAAGAAATGTATGATGCATCAAAAGCAATGTCACAATTTTCAAACCATCACATAATATCTCTCACAATCTCTCCCACCAACAAATCTGATCGGAATTTTTTCGATACATCAAACGCAATGTCACAATTTTAAAATCATCACATTATCTCTCACCATCCTTCCTACCAACAAATCTAATCGGATTTCTTTGGTCCATTCAAACGAAATGCATTCCTTAAAGAAATTTCTCCTCCCATTAATCCTGTGAGAACTTTCTTCAAATCCCACTTCCAAATCAGACCTATCATTAATCAATCGAACTCCAAAAACCCAATTCAGAAACTAATATTCCTACCAAAAGAGGCAGTCCATTTTGGAGTTTCAATCACCTCCTACTAACGAATCTAACTGGAATTGCTTCGGTCCACGCAAACGACATTCATTT is drawn from Malus domestica chromosome 14, GDT2T_hap1 and contains these coding sequences:
- the LOC103454887 gene encoding protein MHF1 homolog — translated: MEREEDDSESELLIDRFRLSTIHIAEAEAKRNAMEISGPVMACIADLAFKYTEQLAKDLELFSQHGGRKTANMEDVILSAHRNEHLTALLRSFCNDLKAKEPQSERNRKKSSKREDQATTSVVHIPDS